In a single window of the Montipora capricornis isolate CH-2021 chromosome 11, ASM3666992v2, whole genome shotgun sequence genome:
- the LOC138023786 gene encoding acetylcholine receptor subunit alpha-like — protein sequence MYIVAAIFLYIQGLIIYNQGVLGNSKRSFEHQIRASLLVDHDKTVLPILRNGSLDVSFGMKISRLVKVDNKEQTVVLDTWVIQLWKNEFLQWKAQDFGGMTRVRFLPEEVWVPDISLFNNGDEGVTLAGGRTKFVTEVSVDHEGNCVWSGPATFKANCDLVINEWPLDSQSCELGFGSFSYGIDKMKIKLFKDTKGGGEFTNRFVSSGDWDINQIDSKIDLTDHGDCCPFEFSEVVYTLYMTRKPLYHLFYLTLPSCLLMILALTSFFIPVESGERVGFVTTILLAMIVFLLLIPSFLPETSDGVPMLGIGLQATMIIISLVLFANIFVLKVFFMEGTPPESVQNLFFTFCRCKKGKAVQRIHTSNVDVQPTPPVIKSRASMNAIELSEQTAQRKTTPSGWEEKGEEITWQKVSVKLDHIFFVIFFLVSVLTYIITYLRL from the exons ATGTACATTGTCGCTGCTATCTTTCTGTATATACAAGGATTAATAATATACAATCAAG GTGTTTTAGGGAACTCAAAGAGATCCTTTGAACATCAGATCAGAGCTTCGCTGTTGGTGGATCATGACAAGACAGTTTTACCAATTTTACGCAATGGTTCCTTAGACGTTTCATTTGGCATGAAAATAAGCAGATTAGTGAAAGTT GATAATAAAGAACAAACCGTTGTTTTGGATACCTGGGTGATTCAG CTATGGAAGAACGAATTTCTTCAATGGAAAGCGCAGGATTTCGGAGGAATGACTCGAGTGCGGTTTCTTCCGGAAGAGGTCTGGGTTCCAGACATATCTCTTTTCAACAA TGGTGACGAGGGCGTCACTCTGGCGGGTGGAAGAACTAAATTTGTCACTGAAGTGTCGGTCGACCACGAGGGGAATTGTGTGTGGAGTGGACCAGCTACTTTTAAAGCAAATTGTGATTTGGTGATTAATGAATGGCCTTTGGATTCTCAGTCTTGTGAACTTGGTTTTGGATCATTTTCTTACGGAATcgacaaaatgaaaatcaaattgTTTAAGGATACAAAGGGAGGGGGAGAGTTCACTA ATCGTTTTGTTTCAAGTGGTGACTGGGATATAAATCAGATTGACTCTAAAATCGACCTTACGGACCACGGTGACTGCTGTCCATTCGAATTCAGCGAAGTTGTTTACACTCTTTATATGACGAGAAAGCCTCTGTATCACTTGTTCTACCTTACATTACCGAGTTGCTTACTCATGATACTTGCACTAACAAGCTTTTTTATACCCGTGGAGAGTGGAGAAAGGGTAGGATTTGTCACTACCATCCTACTTGCGATGATCGTGTTTTTGCTCCTGATCCCGTCGTTTCTTCCGGAAACTTCCGACGGAGTTCCGATGCTTGGAATCGGCTTGCAAGCCACAATGATCATCATATCTTTGGTGCTGTTTGCTAATATTTTTGTGCTGAAGGTGTTCTTTATGGAGGGAACTCCCCCTGAATCGGTGCAAAATCTTTTCTTCACCTTTTGCCGCTGTAAGAAAGGGAAAGCTGTTCAGCGGATTCACACCAGTAACGTAGATGTTCAACCCACCCCCCCGGTTATCAAATCGCGCGCGTCCATGAACGCAATTGAACTATCCGAACAAACAGCGCAAAGAAAAACCACGCCTTCTGGCTGGGAGGAAAAAGGGGAAGAAATAACATGGCAGAAAGTGTCAGTCAAGTTAGATCACATTTTTTTCGTGATCTTCTTTCTGGTGTCAGTCCTTACTTATATCATAACTTATTTGCGCCTTTAA
- the LOC138024152 gene encoding neuronal acetylcholine receptor subunit beta-3-like isoform X1, with product MMKKIEILLICLGVPSFFEGSFCSTLSSPEHQIRADLLLNYDKKVRPVISGRKHVNVEFAMRISRLVRVDTQEQLVVLDTWIIQKWKNEFLQWNISDYKNVDRVHFSPNEIWVPDIALFNNGDDQINLAGGPGKFVTDVSVKHDGECSWSSPATFKVNCEMQVDDWPFDQQNCTIAFGSYTYGENLLRIKSFKDKSQFTNRFVESGNWEVLEPTFEITETDHGECCQFNFSEAVYTVRMKRKPLYYTFYLTIPCIILTVLSLSSFLIRVESGERIGFVTTVLLSMTVFLLMIPSFLPVTSDGVPVLGVLLQGTMIIITLVLFANILTQWIYYREESPPRWIQSLCWFFGRRKGQKPQRTHVVEADHFQPALVKSAATIGGIEMMESNRSTPVPNADEQKTEPNPYTWQKVSIKMDRMFFILFLFTCIISYGLYIGVSL from the exons ATGATGAAGAAAATCGAAATCTTGCTGATATGCCTCGGCGTTCCCTCATTCTTTGAAG GGTCTTTTTGCTCAACACTGTCTTCGCCTGAACATCAGATACGAGCAGACCTTTTATTGAACTATGACAAGAAAGTTCGCCCTGTGATCAGTGGAAGAAAACATGTCAATGTGGAGTTTGCGATGAGAATTAGCAGACTTGTACGAGTG GACACCCAAGAACAGTTGGTGGTATTGGACACATGGATTATACAA AAATGGAAAAACGAATTCCTTCAGTGGAATATAAGCGATTATAAGAATGTTGACCGCGTGCATTTCTCACCCAATGAAATTTGGGTTCCGGACATCGCACTTTTCAACAA TGGTGACGACCAGATTAATTTAGCTGGAGGTCCTGGCAAGTTTGTCACCGATGTTTCAGTGAAACATGATGGTGAATGTAGTTGGAGTAGTCCGGCGACGTTTAAAGTCAATTGCGAAATGCAGGTGGACGATTGGCCGTTTGATCAACAGAATTGCACAATAGCCTTTGGTTCATACACGTATGGAGAAAATCTGCTGAGAATCAAGAGCTTCAAGGATAAGAGTCAGTTCACAA ATCGTTTTGTGGAAAGTGGGAACTGGGAGGTACTGGAACCTACTTTTGAGATCACAGAAACAGACCACGGAGAGTGTTGTCAATTCAACTTCAGCGAGGCTGTGTACACCGTGCGCATGAAACGCAAACCGCTTTACTATACGTTTTACCTTACAATTCCTTGCATTATACTCACTGTCCTGTCACTGAGTAGCTTCCTTATTCGCGTGGAAAGCGGAGAGCGTATTGGCTTCGTGACAACGGTACTGCTGTCCATGACAGTGTTTCTTCTTATGATTCCTTCATTTTTACCAGTCACCTCAGATGGTGTCCCTGTGCTGGGCGTGCTACTCCAAGGGACAATGATAATAATCACCTTGGTTCTGTTCGCCAACATTTTAACTCAGTGGATCTACTACAGAGAAGAATCTCCCCCCAGATGGATTCAGAGTCTCTGTTGGTTTTTCGGGAGGAGAAAAGGACAGAAGCCCCAGAGGACCCACGTCGTAGAAGCTGATCACTTCCAACCCGCTCTTGTCAAATCCGCGGCCACCATAGGAGGCATCGAAATGATGGAGTCGAACAGAAGCACGCCAGTGCCGAATGCCGACGAGCAAAAGACAGAGCCCAACCCTTACACGTGGCAAAAAGTGTCGATAAAAATGGACCgcatgtttttcattttattcctgTTCACTTGCATTATTTCGTATGGCCTGTACATAGGGGTTTCCTTGTAG
- the LOC138024152 gene encoding neuronal acetylcholine receptor subunit alpha-7-like isoform X2: protein MRISRLVRVDTQEQLVVLDTWIIQKWKNEFLQWNISDYKNVDRVHFSPNEIWVPDIALFNNGDDQINLAGGPGKFVTDVSVKHDGECSWSSPATFKVNCEMQVDDWPFDQQNCTIAFGSYTYGENLLRIKSFKDKSQFTNRFVESGNWEVLEPTFEITETDHGECCQFNFSEAVYTVRMKRKPLYYTFYLTIPCIILTVLSLSSFLIRVESGERIGFVTTVLLSMTVFLLMIPSFLPVTSDGVPVLGVLLQGTMIIITLVLFANILTQWIYYREESPPRWIQSLCWFFGRRKGQKPQRTHVVEADHFQPALVKSAATIGGIEMMESNRSTPVPNADEQKTEPNPYTWQKVSIKMDRMFFILFLFTCIISYGLYIGVSL, encoded by the exons ATGAGAATTAGCAGACTTGTACGAGTG GACACCCAAGAACAGTTGGTGGTATTGGACACATGGATTATACAA AAATGGAAAAACGAATTCCTTCAGTGGAATATAAGCGATTATAAGAATGTTGACCGCGTGCATTTCTCACCCAATGAAATTTGGGTTCCGGACATCGCACTTTTCAACAA TGGTGACGACCAGATTAATTTAGCTGGAGGTCCTGGCAAGTTTGTCACCGATGTTTCAGTGAAACATGATGGTGAATGTAGTTGGAGTAGTCCGGCGACGTTTAAAGTCAATTGCGAAATGCAGGTGGACGATTGGCCGTTTGATCAACAGAATTGCACAATAGCCTTTGGTTCATACACGTATGGAGAAAATCTGCTGAGAATCAAGAGCTTCAAGGATAAGAGTCAGTTCACAA ATCGTTTTGTGGAAAGTGGGAACTGGGAGGTACTGGAACCTACTTTTGAGATCACAGAAACAGACCACGGAGAGTGTTGTCAATTCAACTTCAGCGAGGCTGTGTACACCGTGCGCATGAAACGCAAACCGCTTTACTATACGTTTTACCTTACAATTCCTTGCATTATACTCACTGTCCTGTCACTGAGTAGCTTCCTTATTCGCGTGGAAAGCGGAGAGCGTATTGGCTTCGTGACAACGGTACTGCTGTCCATGACAGTGTTTCTTCTTATGATTCCTTCATTTTTACCAGTCACCTCAGATGGTGTCCCTGTGCTGGGCGTGCTACTCCAAGGGACAATGATAATAATCACCTTGGTTCTGTTCGCCAACATTTTAACTCAGTGGATCTACTACAGAGAAGAATCTCCCCCCAGATGGATTCAGAGTCTCTGTTGGTTTTTCGGGAGGAGAAAAGGACAGAAGCCCCAGAGGACCCACGTCGTAGAAGCTGATCACTTCCAACCCGCTCTTGTCAAATCCGCGGCCACCATAGGAGGCATCGAAATGATGGAGTCGAACAGAAGCACGCCAGTGCCGAATGCCGACGAGCAAAAGACAGAGCCCAACCCTTACACGTGGCAAAAAGTGTCGATAAAAATGGACCgcatgtttttcattttattcctgTTCACTTGCATTATTTCGTATGGCCTGTACATAGGGGTTTCCTTGTAG